A single window of Micrococcaceae bacterium Sec5.1 DNA harbors:
- a CDS encoding single-stranded DNA-binding protein, protein MNTKIPITIAGNLVADPELTIGESGTPHAKLRVAVNQRIQNPDGTWRDGEPVFHNVSAFRMLAENASTSLKKGDPVTVSGELEFRSYDKDGERREARRIIADTIGPDLRFGTATYQRSARAVAEPEAAVEATGPQATTATGWPAYNVTTKSPVAAPPFGTARGSEMTI, encoded by the coding sequence ATGAATACAAAGATTCCCATCACTATCGCGGGGAACCTGGTCGCAGATCCCGAACTGACCATTGGGGAATCCGGAACACCACACGCGAAACTCCGCGTTGCCGTGAACCAGCGGATTCAGAACCCAGATGGCACCTGGCGGGACGGCGAACCGGTCTTTCACAACGTGTCTGCATTCCGGATGCTCGCGGAGAACGCTTCTACTTCTCTGAAGAAGGGTGACCCTGTGACAGTGTCGGGGGAACTTGAGTTCCGTTCCTACGACAAAGACGGTGAACGACGTGAAGCAAGGCGCATCATCGCTGACACCATTGGGCCGGACCTTCGCTTTGGCACGGCGACGTATCAACGCTCCGCGCGAGCAGTTGCCGAGCCCGAGGCCGCCGTGGAGGCCACAGGGCCACAAGCGACGACGGCGACTGGCTGGCCCGCATACAACGTGACAACGAAAAGCCCTGTGGCGGCGCCCCCTTTCGGCACAGCGCGGGGGAGTGAAATGACGATCTGA
- the mobF gene encoding MobF family relaxase — translation MTMSIARLSAQSGLKYLFKSTMLDDLARTPPDTVSYYMKSGTPQGRWLGSGLDGIDRSAGDRVTEWDAKAIFEQAAHPDTGATLGRPHGEPTVVQRSQGLPETRHAVAGFDLTFSVPKSVSALWALSTRHVQDQILQAHHDAVNETLRWLEDLVIHTRAGRNGIAHVGTHGAIAAAFDHWESRSGDPQLHTHLVIANRVQRITDDAWVTLDSRSLYKAVVAASEHYNGLLFDALHQSLRTNTDIRIPAQSTHNPSQQLTGIDDALIREFSNRSRLIDVETDRLVAEWIEEHGSRPKATTTVKLRQQATLSTRTPKGDVGAPLHELSARWRKRAKARGLDPEAVVAATINRSRHAPFHRGDLTPDWIDAVALVTRQRVAAKRSTWNRWNLIAEGERVCAEVRCATAADRNALIDAVASAAERQSVPLNEYRYSTPLDAETDLGFARHSVFEFHGSRLFTDEATLTFEDEILAARNDDGGPAVRGDVTFDVLASHRTRGGLELHQDQRAAAAQVLLSGNRLDAIVGPAGTGKTTTLDAIKSAWEAEFGAGSVVGLAPAAASAEVLARQLAMTTENVAKWLHESVGTGAMHRAALFSEAEKRLGSLPHDEFVGATRLVQAVARLSAEQYRWRFRPRQLVIIDEASMVSTAQLAGLVRQACESDAKILMVGDPGQLDSIDAGGVLGWLDRQNKTARLSTIWRFRQAWEQTASLRLRDGDISVLTDYERNDRIRYGTYLDMLDRAYSGWHEDVLSGRLSILIAPDNDTVGMLNERAQADRVVQGTVDAEKTLALRDGLRAGRGDIIIARRNDRSILDEHGAFIRNGALLEVTDVGKGQVRAIRRDTGASIDLDASYLETSVELGYATTAHRSQGLTVDTGHTVVTPGRLTRELLYVSMTRGRSANMAYVSENDPDEEETLDPRLRSTWRQILGEVLAAEGAERSAHEVQEAERAHADSLERLSREYDYLAQIAAGLDLARVVAELAPEEAKALRISPSWGAAVASWRRATNVSRTSAERVLRELFTSQDGARDLAAIVHSRLRRLSSGMPLTSFDALNEDLVVERADLNAVLTQVKHRIRDRIEFIGNAALFEEPEWKRDLLAQLGADVDPFECASVVRDAAVYRDRWGVADSDLAIGTIPDEYEWEQRLQWETLQRTIREVARIPAIDAGEFVDQRVALINVGWQL, via the coding sequence ATGACCATGTCCATCGCCAGGCTCTCCGCGCAGTCTGGCCTGAAGTACCTCTTCAAGTCGACCATGCTGGACGACCTCGCCCGCACTCCCCCGGACACCGTCTCCTACTACATGAAATCTGGAACACCGCAGGGCCGTTGGCTCGGCAGTGGGCTTGACGGTATCGATCGGTCCGCAGGCGACAGGGTCACCGAATGGGACGCCAAGGCCATCTTCGAGCAAGCGGCCCACCCGGACACTGGAGCCACCCTCGGACGTCCGCACGGCGAGCCGACGGTCGTCCAACGAAGCCAGGGACTCCCCGAAACCAGGCACGCCGTAGCAGGCTTCGACCTAACGTTCAGTGTTCCTAAGTCCGTCTCTGCGCTGTGGGCGCTCAGCACCCGGCACGTCCAAGATCAAATCCTTCAGGCCCACCACGATGCCGTCAACGAGACGCTGCGCTGGCTTGAGGACCTGGTCATCCACACCCGAGCTGGCAGAAACGGAATAGCCCACGTCGGAACCCACGGCGCGATCGCTGCCGCCTTCGACCACTGGGAGTCCCGCTCCGGGGATCCGCAGCTCCACACTCATTTGGTGATTGCCAACCGCGTCCAGCGCATCACCGACGATGCGTGGGTAACGCTGGATTCACGGAGTCTGTACAAAGCGGTGGTCGCCGCGAGCGAGCACTACAACGGGCTGCTGTTCGATGCGCTGCACCAAAGTCTCCGAACGAACACAGATATCCGCATCCCTGCTCAAAGCACCCACAATCCAAGCCAGCAGCTGACCGGCATCGACGACGCACTCATCCGCGAGTTCTCAAATCGATCCAGACTCATCGACGTCGAGACTGACCGCCTCGTGGCCGAATGGATCGAGGAGCATGGCAGCCGTCCTAAAGCCACGACAACCGTCAAATTGCGACAGCAAGCCACCTTGTCCACACGTACCCCGAAGGGCGACGTTGGCGCCCCGCTTCACGAGCTATCTGCCAGGTGGCGCAAACGAGCAAAAGCTAGAGGCTTGGACCCAGAGGCCGTTGTTGCCGCGACCATAAATCGCTCTCGTCACGCTCCATTCCACAGAGGCGACTTAACCCCTGACTGGATCGACGCCGTCGCGCTCGTCACCCGCCAGCGCGTCGCTGCGAAACGCTCTACATGGAACCGATGGAACCTCATCGCGGAAGGCGAGCGCGTATGCGCCGAGGTCCGCTGTGCCACGGCCGCCGACCGGAACGCCCTGATCGACGCGGTCGCGTCGGCCGCCGAGCGTCAGTCTGTTCCGCTGAACGAGTATCGCTACTCCACGCCGCTGGATGCTGAAACTGACCTCGGCTTCGCGCGCCACAGCGTCTTCGAGTTCCATGGTTCACGACTCTTTACAGATGAGGCGACGCTCACCTTTGAGGATGAAATCCTGGCAGCGAGGAACGACGACGGCGGACCGGCAGTGCGGGGTGACGTCACCTTTGATGTACTCGCCAGCCACAGAACGAGAGGCGGACTCGAGCTTCACCAGGACCAACGAGCCGCCGCCGCTCAGGTGCTGTTGAGCGGAAACCGATTGGATGCAATCGTCGGTCCAGCGGGTACTGGTAAAACAACTACTCTCGATGCCATCAAGTCAGCGTGGGAGGCCGAATTCGGGGCTGGAAGCGTCGTTGGGTTGGCTCCTGCTGCGGCGAGCGCAGAAGTACTTGCCCGCCAACTGGCAATGACAACGGAGAACGTTGCCAAGTGGCTACATGAATCTGTTGGAACCGGAGCAATGCACAGAGCGGCCTTGTTTTCCGAGGCGGAGAAGCGGCTCGGATCTTTGCCCCACGACGAATTCGTGGGCGCCACACGGCTGGTGCAGGCGGTGGCCAGACTTAGCGCCGAGCAATATCGGTGGCGGTTCCGTCCTCGGCAACTCGTCATCATCGATGAGGCCTCGATGGTATCCACTGCTCAGCTTGCCGGGCTTGTACGCCAAGCATGCGAAAGCGACGCCAAGATCCTCATGGTTGGGGATCCAGGACAGCTGGATTCTATCGATGCCGGCGGCGTGCTCGGCTGGCTCGATCGGCAAAACAAGACTGCAAGGCTGAGCACCATTTGGCGCTTCAGACAGGCGTGGGAACAGACGGCGTCACTCAGGCTCCGCGATGGAGATATTTCTGTTCTTACGGACTACGAACGGAATGACCGCATTCGATATGGAACCTATCTGGACATGCTCGATCGGGCCTACTCCGGGTGGCATGAAGACGTGCTCTCCGGGCGACTCTCGATCCTTATTGCACCCGACAATGACACAGTTGGGATGCTCAACGAACGAGCCCAAGCAGACCGCGTTGTCCAGGGCACTGTCGATGCGGAAAAGACCCTGGCGCTGAGGGACGGCCTCCGTGCTGGCCGAGGGGACATAATCATCGCCCGACGAAACGACAGATCGATCCTTGACGAGCATGGAGCCTTCATTCGCAACGGAGCACTGCTCGAGGTGACCGATGTCGGGAAAGGCCAAGTCCGCGCTATCCGAAGGGACACTGGGGCGAGCATCGACTTGGACGCCTCCTACCTCGAGACATCCGTCGAGCTGGGATATGCCACGACCGCTCATCGTTCCCAGGGCCTCACAGTTGATACCGGGCATACGGTGGTCACACCTGGCCGGCTAACCCGTGAACTCCTCTACGTCAGCATGACCCGAGGACGCAGCGCCAACATGGCCTATGTCAGCGAAAACGACCCCGATGAGGAAGAGACACTTGACCCACGGCTCCGGTCCACCTGGCGACAAATTCTGGGTGAAGTGCTGGCCGCCGAGGGAGCTGAAAGATCAGCCCACGAAGTGCAGGAAGCTGAACGAGCGCATGCCGACAGTCTCGAACGCCTGAGCCGAGAGTACGACTACCTTGCCCAAATCGCAGCTGGGCTAGATCTCGCAAGGGTCGTAGCGGAATTGGCTCCCGAAGAGGCCAAGGCGCTGCGGATATCGCCTTCCTGGGGAGCTGCAGTTGCTTCCTGGCGGCGAGCAACGAACGTGAGTCGGACAAGTGCCGAACGTGTTTTGAGAGAGCTGTTCACATCACAGGATGGGGCACGAGATCTGGCCGCAATCGTTCACTCGCGCCTCCGCCGCCTTTCGTCCGGTATGCCACTAACGTCCTTTGATGCTTTGAACGAGGACCTTGTCGTCGAGCGTGCGGACCTCAACGCAGTGCTTACTCAGGTAAAACATCGGATTCGTGACCGAATTGAGTTTATTGGCAATGCTGCCCTCTTTGAGGAGCCCGAATGGAAGAGGGACCTCCTTGCGCAACTGGGTGCCGACGTCGATCCTTTCGAGTGCGCTTCGGTAGTTCGGGACGCAGCTGTCTACAGAGATCGGTGGGGTGTCGCGGACTCCGATCTGGCCATCGGCACAATCCCGGATGAGTACGAGTGGGAACAAAGATTGCAGTGGGAAACCCTCCAGCGCACCATCCGAGAAGTTGCCCGCATCCCCGCCATCGATGCCGGCGAATTCGTTGATCAACGAGTCGCTCTTATCAATGTCGGCTGGCAGCTTTAA
- a CDS encoding IclR family transcriptional regulator yields the protein MNAASISEVEPGKQRQLIQSVARASRILLGVARSPHGLTATEVASLVGLSMPTAYHLLATLEEEKLLSKESGKRYTLGVSAIDIANSPGLRVRVDAKHRQALRQLAETTRETAYLTGWFRGEIRILAMVEGSQAVRVAGLEVGFTGDVHARASAKVLLAFADEEQRSSILDNHEYTRFTPMTVSDRAGLEAQMAEIRRTGILYDRGEYREDVRSLSAPIRSEGRVVAALAVTVPSSRYERTESALLDALLSAVRFAEQ from the coding sequence ATGAATGCAGCGTCGATAAGCGAAGTGGAACCCGGAAAACAACGCCAGCTGATCCAATCCGTCGCGCGCGCTTCGCGCATCCTGCTCGGGGTCGCTCGATCGCCGCATGGACTCACCGCGACCGAGGTCGCATCTCTCGTTGGCCTCTCCATGCCCACCGCCTACCACCTGCTCGCGACACTTGAGGAAGAAAAACTGCTGAGCAAGGAGTCGGGCAAGCGCTACACCCTCGGCGTGAGCGCTATCGACATCGCCAACTCGCCCGGCCTGCGCGTACGCGTAGACGCTAAACACAGGCAGGCCCTCAGGCAACTCGCCGAGACCACCCGCGAGACTGCATATCTCACCGGGTGGTTCCGTGGTGAGATACGCATCCTCGCCATGGTCGAAGGATCACAGGCCGTGCGGGTCGCCGGCCTCGAAGTGGGATTCACCGGTGATGTCCACGCCCGAGCAAGTGCAAAGGTACTCCTCGCCTTTGCCGACGAGGAACAGCGCTCGTCTATCCTGGATAACCACGAGTACACTCGATTCACGCCGATGACCGTAAGCGACCGAGCCGGCCTCGAAGCCCAGATGGCCGAGATACGACGTACCGGAATCCTCTACGACCGCGGCGAATACCGGGAGGACGTTCGGTCATTGAGCGCCCCGATCCGCAGTGAAGGACGTGTCGTCGCTGCTTTAGCGGTGACAGTTCCCTCCAGCCGTTATGAGCGGACCGAGTCCGCGCTGCTCGACGCTCTCCTGTCTGCAGTCAGGTTCGCAGAGCAATAG